Genomic DNA from Solanum pennellii chromosome 3, SPENNV200:
atacaaatCTCCTGTCCTTgctcataaatattttttgtttcttttcaaaaaaaattaatgacatGTAGTAAGTTTTGCTCAAGTAATTATCCACATTAAGTGTATATATATCACATTAAAGTAGTAATATACAGAATCATTTcgttataatttattataaaaattatagatattttgcattcatctattttttggtatattaGTAAATGTTAATGAATCTTAGTTTTTGTTTGCATtacaactttttgaaatgtgATCTATTTCTAACTATGGAGTATACAAGCAACTCAATAAAAAGgtgcaaaaataaataaataaaacacaaatacACTCGTCGTatcaatttgtatttatatttttttagtttttatttacattatgcaaatatttatttataatgtcAACAACGAAAGCATAAATTTAGCTGAGATCaagttaaaaaacatatttatcgATTacgaaaaaagaaagaaacactaATTAAGTTCTAGAACATTCAAATatcgtaaaaaaaaaaaaaaaaaaaaagggcgTTGTTTGCGGTGAAAAAGTGTAAAAAGTTCCATTTCTATATATGCATGGAGGGTTTGCTAATTATCATTACTCCTTTGTTTAAGCTAAAATCCTCTCTACTAAGTGAAAAGGAGAAAGGGATCATCACTGTTGTAGGCTGAAGCAAACCTAATGAGGGCAAATTCACAGTGATTATTGTTGTATGCGAAAAGATTCAAGTTCTGCTTTGATTTCTCTTCGCTTTCTGGTAAGAAATTCACATTTTTCGCTATTTTTTGTTTGGTATTGTTAGTGTTTGTTGCTTAAAACCCCAAATCCCCTTTTTTCTGCAAAAATTGTTAGGTTTGGTGAGCTCATGGTGACTGAATCGGGTCTTAATTGAACCTAAGCTCGTGGTGTAGGTTTACGCCGATGTGTCTATTCAGGGAATATTTGTTTGAAATCTGTAGTTGCTGCTGTTAGTTTTAGTAGTACAGAGTGATGGTTTTGCAAAATTATGTATAATTCTGGTTTTGTTGACTGATTAACAACATAATTGTTTGGGATGATTAGTCATGAGCTTGATCTGTGAGCAATTTTTGATTTGTGGCTATCTGGTAGCTAGTTTTCCtgaaaatagaagaaatgtaGCCAATGTATAGTGTAATAAAGAGTAATGGGAAGTAAATTGTTAGAAGTATACGTTAATGAAATGTGAAGAATTGAAACTGATACCTGCTTTTGTTGACTACAAAGTGAACTCTATACAAACAGTTGATTTGATTAGAAAATGATGCTTTTTCAACGTAAAAGTTGAAATAGCAGCAATGTCATTGACAAACTGATACAAAGTTCATGATTGTACTTTCACCATTTGAACTTCTAATTGTAGACCTAAAACTGAGACCCTAAACTCTATTTCttaagttaaaaagaaaaagaaagaggaaatcCTTATCATGGATCCAAGTGAGTTTCTTATAAGCACAACTTATAGCTGGGGAAATGAATAATGCATAATAATCACATCCTTATAAGCAGTGGCGTAGCCCGTACGTAAGATTTTGTCAAAATAAACACTCTATCGTAAATGTTCTCAAAAATAGACACTAGCATAAATGTTAATCGTCGTGGTACTAATTGAGGGAAGTAAACGTTTCAAAGAAGTTTCACGGTTGATCTACTCCCTCCTTTTGCTTTTACTTGTCCTATGTactaaaaatacattttcacttttacttgttacTTTTAGTGTATAGAGAGAGTTTTtgctttttcatatttaatccTTAGCATTAGTTACTTATTCCCAAATCTTCTCAAGACCTAAGACTTAACATCAATTAAGGGATCAAGGTCATATTAGTCATTGTTTTTTTAAAGGGTGTGAAAGTCCAAACTGGACTAGTAAAAATGATTGGAGGGAGTATGTTGTTCCACTGTCCATACACTATCACTTCAAAAggaaaacaataacaaacattAGTTTCAAAGAGCCAGTGGTCTGTTGGTTTGTTTGATGTTTATTGAAGGGGAGGTCGGTGTATCGAATCCTTTGAGGAACTCTTtttaaagaaacataaaaatgCTAAAAAACAAAGACTAATTCGTGAATTTTGGGGGAATCGATCCGCGCCATTCATTAAGAAAACTCAACGCTGGACCAGTGAACTAAGAGTTGGAATGTGTTAAGCGGTGTTACTTTCTCTTATATCTTGTGATATTTGTTTTCTCACTCTATCGATCATACACATTTAGTTTAACTTTCTAGCAAAGCCGTGTTGGATGACACCACTTAGGAACGTGCACCCCCTTACTTATCAGAAAACAACATATATAAATGAACAACCATAAGGCCCAATGTTTTTATAGATTCTTAACATTTTGTTGATTAAAGagttaattatttctttctgacaagaaatttaaatttttcgcttTCATGTTCCCATAGTTAGTGTATCTTTGTTTCTTGCTTAAACCCCTGAAACTCTTATTTTCTTTGGTCCTCTTTGCTGGAactaggggtgtcaaaaatgTCCCAAGCCCATCTAACCCGCCCATTAACTTACGGTTTGGGCAACGATACAATTTTCTGATGGGCTAATTGGACATAGCCCATTTCAACCCATGAAAGTGCCCAAATCCAACCCATGGAAGTACCTATTTTATATCCATGCTTGTGTTTCCTACTTTTGTATTTTGTCATTTATGAGGAAATTAAGATTATGCTTATCTTCAGTAATTATTCAATGCTActttatagtgactttatgcttctttcttttttccttttgaagatTCCTGGACAACTTTAAGCCTAGATTTCAATTCTTTTAGTGGCTTAATATGATTGGTTATTAATGTTTTGAAGTAATgattaaaattaatagaaaatatattaattgaacaatgacacaaaaatattcattcAGAAAAATTTCCAAGTTATTGAatttgatgtatgtatgaattatcATTAAAATCTTTCCAAGATACTGAGttttttccttttgagtgtAAGTGTGCATTATTATTTCTTGTGATTATACGGTTATACGGTATTACTGGCTTATATGTAATGATTGTTCTATGTTAAGTATTTGTTTATACAAGCATCTCtatgtttgaatatttgaaatgataagattgaattattgttgttgatttgattaataGGTTTGTTGAGAACGTTTGTTGATGTCTATATTGGTATATCTAGTGAATTGATTTTTGCTACCAAATGTAATAATTGAGTAGTTGATGTTATCTTGGTGGGGTTTCTGAAATCTCTTTAAGAGTTTGTGAGCTGATGGTGACCGAATTCTGTCTCGATTAAACCTTAATTATTTTGCTGGTTTACTACTTTACACTTGGggttttgccaaaaatttacctGTAGTTCCATGTCTCTGCACTGCTGTGACTAATTCTTGGCTATTCATGGTATTTGTTTGAAATCTATAGTTGCTGCTATTAATTTTAGGAACAATTTTTATACTAAAGTTTTGGTTATCCAAAATGATGTATTATTGTGGTTTTGTTGACTGATTATCAACATGATTGTTTGAGATATTTAATCCTGTGCTTAATCTGATGAGTAAAATTTGATTTGTGGTAACATACTAACTAGTTCTTCtgaatataaaagaaatgtaGCAAATGTCCAGTAACAATGAGTAATGGAAGCCAAATAGTAGCCAAGGGGATCATGAAaagaaccataggcgaataaaaTCAGTATCTCGACATCCATCCTATACGGGAATGCAGAGCTTTAGATTTGATTTGTTTGACTACAAAGTGAACTCTATACCAAACGGTTGAATTGTTAGAGAATGACATTTCTCaataaataagttgaaattGCAGCAATCTGATAGATGAACTGATAGAAACTTCATGGTTCTAGGGTACCAACTAGaccttctttcaccattttAACCTTCAAGTTTACGCCTAAAATTGAAACCCTAAACCCtttgtaataaattttttaaaaaggaagaagaaaaggaaatacTTCTGATTGATCCAAATGAGTTTCTCATAAGCACAACTCATAACTGGGGAACTGAAAACCATAGAATACAGCATCCATATCAGAAAACAGAAAATATAAATGAGTGTAGTGTTGATTTTAGCCACAACTTGTGAGTTTCCAAGGTCTTAGCATTTTAAGCTATATCAATTTGTGGCTTTTGTAATTGTTGATGGGTTAAACAAGTATGACACATCACAATTATTATCTATCATATACTAACTCTAATGAGTAAATTTGATTTGTAGGGAAAGAAGTCCTTACCTTTAGAGAACAATGTCTATTGCTACTGTTGCGCTTAGTCCAGTCTATGAAGATCATTTGAACTTAGCAAGCTGTTTGGCAGGCCAATACCGGTTCCGGTCCAATGATTCAATCTTGATTTTTTTGACCGTGGGTGGGTCTGTAATTCCCTTGCGTGTTAAGGAGTCCGATTCTATTGCCTATGTGAAATCTAAAATCCAAACATTCAAAGGTTTCTTTGTGAAGAAGCAGAAGCTTGTCTTTGATGGAAAGGAGTTGGCTCGGAACAATTCCCGTGTGGGGGACTATGGGGTTGCTGATGGTAACATTTTGCATTTGGTTCTTCGTCTGTCTGATATACAAGCAATTACTGTTAGGACAGTGTGTGGTCAGGAGTTTGAGTTCCATGTCGATAGAAATAGAAATGTTGGTTATGTTAAAGAGCAGATTGCAAAGAAGGGAAGAGACTTTCGTGATCTTAGGGAACAGGAACTAGTACATGATGGTGTGGAACTAGAAGATAAGAGGCTGATAAATGATATTTGTAAAAGCAACGATGCAGTAATTCACTTGTTGGTGCGTAAATCAGCTAAAGTACAGGCTCAAGCCGTGAAAACAGATTTTGAAGTTTCAGTTGTAGCATCGGCATCAAATGAGAAAGGGTCTGATGCAGTAGAGAAGCTCCAAGAGAGGTTTCAGGCTGTTGGACTCAATACTGTGCCAAGAAGTTTTATTTTGGAACCATTGATTGTCAATCCTAAGATCACACCATCGCCAGTTGTTAAGCAGCTGATTGGCAGAACTTTCGATGGTATGGCAAGGGGTCACCAACCAATTAGGTCCTCGGAGGGATCAGGGGGTGCTTATTTCATGCTAGATTCATATGCTCAGAATTATGTCTCTGTTTTTAAACCAACAGATGAGGAGCCTATGGCTGTGAATAATCCCCGGGGGCTTCCATTGTCTGTAGATGGTGAGGGGTTGAAGAAGGGCACACGTGTAGGAGAGGGGGCATTTAGGGAGGTTGCTGCGTATATTTTGGATCATCCCAAGTCGGGACCTCGCTCAGCTTGTTGTGATGAGAAGGGATTTGCTGGGGTTCCTCCAACAGTTATGGTCAAGTGTTTCCATACTGGTTTCAATCATGCTGAAGGCTCTGAATATTCATCCAAGAGTATTAAGATTGGGTCGCTGCAGATGTTCAGGAAGAACAGTGGAAGTTGCGAGGATTTTGGTCCTCGTGCTTTTCCTGTTGATGCTGTACACAGGATTTCTGTGCTGGACATAAGGTTGGCTAATGCAGATAGGCATGCTGGAAACATTTTGGTTCAGAAGGATGATATGAATGGTCAGGTTGTGCTTATACCAATTGATCATGGCTACTGCTTCCCTGAAAATGTAAGTGTCTCAACTCAGCATCCAATATTTACCAAATAGAACTATAGAAGCATGTAGTAATCTTAGATGGCATATCCTAAGATGATATGGGTATTAATTAACTTCTCTTCTGATTCCCTTTACTGGGTCTATTTCAGGCCTTTTTATGACTTCTATGGTgatgtatatattttctatgaTCGGTTTTAGAAGAATATATGTTTTATGAGGAGTATGATATAGGTTAAGAGAGTATTCCCTGGTATGCATCATTTTTTGCTCATTCACTCTAGATCATAGTACACTAGGTGTTGATCTTGTCTTACCTGCTAATTTGTGGAATGTGATTGCATTAATCAAGGCAACTTCTCCATGCCCTGATTTTTCTTTTCCAGATATGGTTCTCCACTCATTTTTTACCCCATCCCATCCTCTAATTTCCCTTTTTTCTAATACAGTTTGAAGATTGTACTTTTGATTGGCTCTACTGGCCTCAAGCACAACAACCTTACTCTGCTGAGACAATTGCATACATACACTCTCTTGATGCTGAGAAAGACATTGAGCTTCTGAAGTTTCATGGTTGGACCATGTCCCTTGCTTGTGCACGTGTATTTCGTATCTCTACTATGCTTCTGAAGAAAGGTGCAGAGAGAGGTCTCCCCCCTTGTGCAATTGGAGGAATCATGTGCAGGGAAGCACTGAAGAAGGAGTCTATCATTGAGCAGATTGTTGAAGAAGCTGAAGAGAGTGTGCTCCCAGGAACAAGTGAGGCAGCATTCATGCAGTCTGTTTCGGTTATCATGGATCGACGCCTTGGTGACCTGATTAAgtaaatatgtatgtatgaagaTGTAAATTTTGTGCATATATTAATAGTTACCTGGTTGAAACTAAATTCTGGGAAAGGGTGGGATGTTAATGTGGTGTTTGTAGGGGCTCttttaacttgaaatatttaGCTTTTTGTTATTGTGGAAAAAATATGACTTGATAAATATATCCTACCTGTTAATAGCTTTGTTGGCCTCATGACTATCCACATAGGGAATTGAACTTGGAGGCCCCTCCACCACTCATTTGACATCATGGTTTGGAAGTTATTGTAACGCACCAACGCTCCTAATTGCCGAGCCAGATGACTGGTCCACTTCAGCTTTGAAGCTAATTTAAGGACCAGGAAACTAGAGAAGGGCTTCAACTAGTATTGATCAGTTACTTGAGAGAGTCATTAGAACAATTTCTTCAGGGATAAGGTATGCGTATATCTTAAATCTCTCCAGATTTCACTTATAGGAATGTTTTTGTTGTCTGGATTCAAATTATCCATTTCTGATCCTTAGTTGCCTAAGTTACCAAACGAATCAATCTCCATAACTCTACCTTTATTCTATGCCTTGGGGGGGACCCTTGACATTCTTACGTGTTTACTTTAAATTTCAGTAAAGCTAACCACCATGTAAGTTGGTTTTGTTCTTCTGTCAGCATCACATTCCTTATCTAGTACAATTTCAATGGAAAAGAAAGGATTTGATCAAAGTTATATTAATAGGAAACCATTTTGCTAAGCTTCTGACTTCTGCACAAGTCCAAGTGCATatgatttttctgtttttcCACCCTTTTTCCTGTGCTTGCTTTGGGCCTGACTATCCAAAAGTCTCACTTTGAGTAAAACACTCCATATCAAAGACGATTCCGTACCTGGTTATTAAAGGGGATACACATCCACAAAAGTCACTATCAATTTGAAACTCAATCAATTGAATGTAATGTGAAACTGGCACTTTTCCATTAAACCAATAACTTTTTGCTGGTATGTTCTAAttacaacaaaaaagaaattacaacaTTTATCATTTAATGAAGAGGTATCTCTAGAATGTTGCAAACTTGCTCTTTAGTCAGTTCACCAATAAAGCAAAATTGCAACTTACAGCTTATAAATTATTACACTTAAGAATTAAATAACAATGGTacatacttattatttatatataccgactgcaaaaaaacataaatctgATATTTATACCTTTCTTTTAAGTACTTAGCCCTGCCAAGAAAGACACCCCAGTTGAAGGCAACCAAGATGATCCATAAATAAACTTTGATACAGTGAACTTGCTGGCCTCTTCGACAGACTTAATCACCCGATACCCTGGCCAAGTGACGCGTTGCCCTACTGCTGCTCCTGGCCCAAAGTTCATGTATTCACCATAATACAATGTGTTCAGCGCGAAATCACCATTCCACTCAAGCCAACCATGTGGGTGTATATGATCACCCATGTTAGATAACATGTATACTGTTCGCGAATACATCTTCCATGGTCGACCTAGATATGTAGAGAAGCTTCCTTTAGACGCCTGAAGATCAGGTGTTGCCATGATTTTGCAAGCATGGATTGAAATCCCAGTGTTTTGGTTAGGGTCTTTCCTGTTTTGGGCTGTGATGGTGTTCTTTTGATTAGCCATCGGCTTTCGAGCATAGATGTTACAGTTTTGGAGGACCACTGCTGCATTTCCAAAAATGAAATCTACTGTACCATAGATATCACACTCACGATAGAATTGACGCTGTGAATGCACGTAGAGGGTGTCTTGGTATCCAATAACATTGCACCGGAAGACCACGGCGTGATCACCTCCGATACGGAGGGCTACTGCTTGATGATTGTTTGGTCCAGCATAGTTCTCAAATGTCACATCCCTTGCAATAAAACCAGCTCCAGTTGCAGCTGCATGTTCATTAAGAAATTACTACAACAACATACCAGTAAAATCCGACACGTGGGTCTAGAGAAGATAAAGTGTGCAGGTTTTACCACTACCTAGTGAAGATAGAAAGACTGTTTTCGAAACACCCACAGTTCAAGTGCAACAAATCcaagtacaaaaaaaaaagaagaaagaaaacaatatagaaaacatagcaactaccaCGATGAACCAACAAAATAGTGCAAtaatcaaaatacaatataaacaACTCATATTTGTTCcattttctattctttttccGGTACAGGATAAACCCAAGGGGCCCTCACAACCCAAGCAGAACAACACAATTATCAAGGGCGTGTTGTATCACTGAGCTAATATGCCATTGTGCGAGAGCCCTCTAACCATGGGCCCACTATACCAAAATCAAGAGAAACTCCATccctctcttttcttttttcgacCTCATGTTAGACACCAAACATATATTCTATCTCTATGGGAGATGTTAGAAGTGTACAAAATAACTTAAAGTTAAACACAAAGGTGAGCATAAGAGATAAATCAAAGGACATGGAAAATAGTGATGACTCCACTTGCTCCTACTACAATAGCAATATTCCCTCTTTAAATTGTGGCCACCAAATTTAGTTAGGTCATATCGCTATCCTTAATAGGCTTTGAAAGGTTAAATGCAATAAATTAGATGGAACATGCGAGTTTATTAGGATTTTTTAGCCGCCGCTGTAAGTCCATAGCGAAGTCAAAAATTTTAACCCAAGAACTACTGGAAGGGAGTACATATCTAAAAATTAACGAAAAAGAcacaaaaatatctaaaaaaataatttgcacataaaaaacatgacaaataaacTAAACGAAACATCGAGGAGTGAGAATTTTACCAAAGGAGGCAGTATGGAATGTTGTTAGGTGTTGAGATACACTTTTTCCTCCCGTAATTACCGTCTTCCCCTTTCCATCTCCTATGAACATCACGTTCATTTTTTTCCTCCCTactttcaaattattttcttcatacctatcatttattttttataataataataataaaatgattaaaaacaaTATGAAGTCAAATTCCTTAATGACTAcgacaaaaaaaaatgaagaaaaagtttACTCTGCCACGtaagtgaaaataaaattttaaaaaaaaatgattgaaaaggGGATCAGATACGTTACCAAAAAGTGAATCAAAAAGTTTTTCACTTTTCCAACCTACTTTTTCCCAAAAAAGATAATTTGCATTTTACCTTCCCGCCTTCACGTAAATTATGGTCCGGTGATTACTCTTTTCCGGCACCTTTTTTATCGCTTCAGCTATCGTCTTCACCGTCCCGCTACCGTCCTTCGCCACTATTATATCTGCTTGAATTTCCGACACtgatttattcatcaattttctaTCCCTCCGTGACATCCATTTCGGAAATTCATCATGATGTGTTTCGAATTCCATCAATCTACGCCGGCGATTCTGTATCGGAATCCCGGAGAAGTCATCGTCGCCATTCGCGGCGGTGTAAATAGCGAGAGCATTACTCACCAATTCAGATAAGTCCTTTAGGTTCTCCGACATATGATCCTTCACATTCCCGGTGACGTCGGCGAATCCGTCGGTACACGTGTCCTGATTCGTGAGAGCTGCGCTTAGCCACGTCATGACGTCCTGTGTAGATCCCGTCGGCGAATCTCCATCGCCGGAGAAAACAGAGTCTAACGAGTGTGAGAGAAGATCAACTGATTCTTCCAACAATTCAAGGCAATCGTCGTACGCCGATCTAACTTGCGTATTCATTTGTAGGTTGTTGATATCGGAAGCTTTGTAAAGTCCTTTACCAAATCGCTGCAGAGTTAAATTGACTGAAATGTGAACGAGGTCACTGTCAGAAGCAGAGTTAGCTCCAGGATAATTAATCAGCGAACTGAGACAGAGAGATGGATACAGAGTACGACTACAGGTACGCGCCATTGCTTGACTTGGTTTATCAATTCTATTTCCGGCCTTATGCCGAACTCCGATCAAAACCGCAACAGAAATTGCCGAAGCAATTAAAAGTACAGTGGCTGAAATCAACATGATCTTAATCTTATTACTCCGGGGATTGGGAATTATCACCCTGCCGGAGGTTTCTCCGGGGTCCGGTTTTCCTAAACGGCCATAGCCcatttttataaatacaaaaaatgtgAACAAAAATGGAAGTTAGTGAGTTAAAGAGTGTGATGAAGAATGGAGAAATTATGTGAGTATATATTGGGCGGTGAGTATTGctaattaagaaaaagaatttcaGTGGTTGGTGCGAAGTCGATGTCTTAAAGGAGAAGAGAATTAGCTGGCTtcgactatatatatatatagtaattaattagtgaaaagagtaaattttcaatgaaaatttcgcatgtgattattttatttttaattaaaaatatcgaaaaattttaattttttataagtttGAAAATAGGAAGTCGTAAGCAAGCTATTTTCTTTGTCCATTCGTAGATTACCTTAGTACTAAGGGTGACGAATACCGAATTGTAGTATACTTTATTGCTTTTTCTTACGAAGAATATTTCTAGTGAAGTTCAGTTACTTCATTAGAAATTGTTGGTTAACTAATCCCCATATTTTAATAATACtctctcctttccttttttacTCTGTCTATATTGGACTTGtaaagatcaattttagagGTCGTGAGATGTTTATCTAAATCtctttgataaataaatttagtaatttttaaatttttggccaatatattttatgtgtatatataatttttaaatcttCAGCTTATAAGATTAGGTTGATTTAGGGCTTGTTTGgatttatttttgacttatttttattattttaattttaaaataaatatttatgagcatttttttataaattattttgattttaaaatatctaaaataagtCCATCTAAACGGGTACTTAGTGGTTTATATagagttaaaataaaattaggttTCAAAGTTTAAAGGAAAAATGACATTGGTTGATTTAGAAAGTATAATTATTGGTAATGAACTTTTTAGTGACTAGATTATTATGACTTTTGAGAATGGAGAAGTGGGACCAAATACAGTTAAGATTGTATTACTTTTTGTATGTATATACTATTATTATGTAATACCCATGCCTACTTATCTcaagaaatgatttttttaaaaaggctTTTAAAAGTAAGAGCAACAAGAAATAATTTGTTACTATGTGATCCACATAACTGACGTTACCTGTTtaacaaaaaagataaaatttctaaattcaaaacgaaagatttaaaattattatttaatacgATAAAAGAAATTTCACATAATTAGTATCAGTCATTGATGTTCGATGCGAAGTACAGAAAGTATCAATATACTTTCTTCGTCCGAttttgtttgtcatggtttctatttttagagtcgaactataaaaactttaactaacattttaaaatgtattgtttcatcatattaatattcaaaaaattgtaagttatagtacttttcatatagttttaggatatttaattttttttttgtttaaaatatcaaattaatgtaatttaatttacctttgaaaattagtcaaattgactttcaataaacgcaacatgacaaacaatttcgGACGAAGGAGGTAcaacatttttgttttttctctatAGAAGGGCAAGTTCAGTATTCAAGCCCTCAAGGAGTTGACATTCTTATTGCTCTTTACTATGACATAGTAACAATTGTTTgagtaagaaaaaataaaaaaattaaattgtttacCTGTAATTTCCATAATGTTTTTAGTTTTATAGAAATTATCACTTTAGTGCTATTTCTAATGTATTAAAAACCTACTCCTACCACACTTTTATTGTAGTACATTTTATTTCTATgagaaattagaaataaatatttgaatcatactaaaatttaaatactttgAAATTCGTAGACTCGTTAGAGTAAGAGGGAGAATACTTTGCCATAATTCATTCTacttatcatatttttctctcagGTTGTTGAAATTAagaatttgattaaattttattatttttggtttttaatttaatactacctttttaaaaaatattatattaatttgtattcatatttattaagatcaaaagaaaaattaatagattactaattaattatattataaaattttaaattaattatttttaaataatcacCACAGATAAAGACCGGACGAAGTACTTTAGTGGTATTCATTGTTCGAAGCAGTTATCTTTTAGATTCCTTTTAAGCCTCTTTTTTTTAGATTCTGATACCGTTGANNNNNNNNNNNNNNNNNNNNNNNNNNNNNNNNNNNNNNNNNNNNNNNNNNNNNNNNNNNNNNNNNNNNNNNNNNNNNNNNNNNNNNNNNNNNNNNNNNNNNNNNNNNNNNNNNNNNNNNNNNNN
This window encodes:
- the LOC107014484 gene encoding phosphatidylinositol 4-kinase gamma 3; this translates as MSIATVALSPVYEDHLNLASCLAGQYRFRSNDSILIFLTVGGSVIPLRVKESDSIAYVKSKIQTFKGFFVKKQKLVFDGKELARNNSRVGDYGVADGNILHLVLRLSDIQAITVRTVCGQEFEFHVDRNRNVGYVKEQIAKKGRDFRDLREQELVHDGVELEDKRLINDICKSNDAVIHLLVRKSAKVQAQAVKTDFEVSVVASASNEKGSDAVEKLQERFQAVGLNTVPRSFILEPLIVNPKITPSPVVKQLIGRTFDGMARGHQPIRSSEGSGGAYFMLDSYAQNYVSVFKPTDEEPMAVNNPRGLPLSVDGEGLKKGTRVGEGAFREVAAYILDHPKSGPRSACCDEKGFAGVPPTVMVKCFHTGFNHAEGSEYSSKSIKIGSLQMFRKNSGSCEDFGPRAFPVDAVHRISVLDIRLANADRHAGNILVQKDDMNGQVVLIPIDHGYCFPENFEDCTFDWLYWPQAQQPYSAETIAYIHSLDAEKDIELLKFHGWTMSLACARVFRISTMLLKKGAERGLPPCAIGGIMCREALKKESIIEQIVEEAEESVLPGTSEAAFMQSVSVIMDRRLGDLIK
- the LOC107014483 gene encoding probable pectinesterase/pectinesterase inhibitor 61, with the protein product MGYGRLGKPDPGETSGRVIIPNPRSNKIKIMLISATVLLIASAISVAVLIGVRHKAGNRIDKPSQAMARTCSRTLYPSLCLSSLINYPGANSASDSDLVHISVNLTLQRFGKGLYKASDINNLQMNTQVRSAYDDCLELLEESVDLLSHSLDSVFSGDGDSPTGSTQDVMTWLSAALTNQDTCTDGFADVTGNVKDHMSENLKDLSELVSNALAIYTAANGDDDFSGIPIQNRRRRLMEFETHHDEFPKWMSRRDRKLMNKSVSEIQADIIVAKDGSGTVKTIAEAIKKVPEKSNHRTIIYVKAGRYEENNLKVGRKKMNVMFIGDGKGKTVITGGKSVSQHLTTFHTASFAATGAGFIARDVTFENYAGPNNHQAVALRIGGDHAVVFRCNVIGYQDTLYVHSQRQFYRECDIYGTVDFIFGNAAVVLQNCNIYARKPMANQKNTITAQNRKDPNQNTGISIHACKIMATPDLQASKGSFSTYLGRPWKMYSRTVYMLSNMGDHIHPHGWLEWNGDFALNTLYYGEYMNFGPGAAVGQRVTWPGYRVIKSVEEASKFTVSKFIYGSSWLPSTGVSFLAGLST